AAAGGCGGATCGTAGCTGCGGAGGAACGTGCCTGTTGTGGGGTCGATGATCGTCCTAAAGACTCCTGACTGGCTGCTAGCGCGGAGTACCTGGTCGGAAAGAGCTGCAGGTGTGGGGCGGGATTGGTAGTCGCCAATGCGACGAGTGATTCCTCGAACGCCGACGCTGCCATCACTCTGGAGAACGAAACCAGCGGAGTATGCCGCAGTCCAGAGACTGCCATCCTCGCTGGTGATAGTCTCCGTTGCCTGATGTGTTGCACCTGGTCTTTTGTGGATCAGCTTGGCAGTTGCAGTGGGGTCAGGCCCGACGATACGACTCAGTGACTCGTGGATTGGGCGCGACTTAAAGCGCCTTGACTCTGGCACCCTGTGGAGGTCGTGCATGGCGTCGGAGCTAATGGCGAGACCGCGTTGGAGGATAAAGCTCCACGCTCCGCAGGCTGGAGGATCCTGGACAGGGTCCGTGGTCGGGCCGTAGTGAAAGAGAATGCCCGCCAGCTCATGGTTGTATTCCTGCAACGGGCGGAAGATATACCGGTGGTCGCCCTGAATGAAGTCGCGAGGGAACGGGTCGCGGCGGATAGCTTCCACAGCCGTTTCGACAATTGTTCGATGTGTGGCAGACCTGATGATTTTCTCGAGCGGCAGGAATGCCTTGGTTGTCACGCCTTGTGCGATGACAGTGGCCGATGAATGTGTAGAGAAGGTCTCCAGGAGGAGCCAATCAGTGGTTCGCTGAGCCATTCGTCAGTCCCCAATCGGGCAGTGGAACATGGCCCTAGACGTCTGCCCACGGAGCGAGGTACTCCCTCGCTTCGGGAGGCAGCTGAGTGAGGGAGTCTGTGCCAAAGAGAAAGATGCGTCGATTGACCCAGGCGCGTCGGATCTGATTGACGGTCACTCCGTAAACCTCTGCCAAAGCTTCGAGATGGTCGGGCTTCGGGGCTGAGATCGCGGCTTCGAGAGTGATTATCTGGCTGCGTTTTAGTCCGGCCAGGTCGGCGGCCTGTGTTCCCACGAGGCCGGCAGTCATGCGTAAGTCCACGAGGTCTGCGGTTTCGATGGTCTTGCCCGCGAGGTCCAGGACTCCGACTCCAAGAGCTTCCGCAAGTCGGGGTGCGTGCTGAGGAGCGGGCTTATTTCGTCCTGCAAGCCAGTGGGAAACGACACCCTTGGTCACGCCGCACTCAACGGCAATGCGCTCTTGGGTCTTACCCGAGGCGGCCAAGAGTCTGGCGAAAATGCTGTGCTCGAAGCTCTCCATCCGCCCGAGGGCCATCGTTGTCCTTTGCGTGCTTCTCGACAGTGTGGTGGTCCCCATCAGCTTAGGTCTCCCTCTGGTTTTTCTGCGGTTCGCCGAAGTGTTCTAAATTATCGTCGCTAACACGTGCAATCACGGATGCTATGACATATAGTAAACCATGACGGGTAAAGCACCGTCACGGAAGAAGAGTTTCCTGCCACATATCAGCCTCCGGAAAGGGGCGGAGATGATACGCATCAAGGCCTCCAGGGCTGCTCGGCCAATGGACCGTTCTCTTCCGTTGCCCACCGGGTTGCTGATGCAGGGTCTGTGCGCGTCAGGGGCCCTCTCGCCTACGACATGGGATCTGACTGTGGAAGGGGAAACCCGCCCGGAACGACGCCGGCGCCTGGCTTTCGGTGTGGCTGTTTGTGATGCCTGCCCAGTCAAAGAGCAGTGCGCCACCTATGCCCGAGCATGTCCAGAAATCAGCGGACTCTGGGGCGGCCTGGTCTTTGCCGCGGCTGGTGATGAAGAAATTTGGGATGTCATTGCCTGAGCAACGCCACTCGCAAGGGCCATCGAAGAACAATCTGAAAGGTAAGACATTGTCGAACAATCGTCAGAAGAACTATTCGCGCGTAGCAGCACGTGCTGCTGCCGCCGTAATGACCACCGCTGTGGCGGTATCGGGAGCCTCGGTGGCTCTCGCCGCCCCTCAGGTCATCAGCCAGCCGGGCACCACTCCTCCTCCTCCGGCTCCGGCTCCGGTGCAGGCGAACCAGCAAGCACCGGCCCGGGCGGTGACTCCGGCTGTGGCTCCGGCCCCGGCGCCCGTACCTGCTCCGGTGGTCAGGTTCGTGCC
This region of Corynebacterium atrinae genomic DNA includes:
- a CDS encoding GAF domain-containing protein, which codes for MAQRTTDWLLLETFSTHSSATVIAQGVTTKAFLPLEKIIRSATHRTIVETAVEAIRRDPFPRDFIQGDHRYIFRPLQEYNHELAGILFHYGPTTDPVQDPPACGAWSFILQRGLAISSDAMHDLHRVPESRRFKSRPIHESLSRIVGPDPTATAKLIHKRPGATHQATETITSEDGSLWTAAYSAGFVLQSDGSVGVRGITRRIGDYQSRPTPAALSDQVLRASSQSGVFRTIIDPTTGTFLRSYDPPFTPGARETGQVVADPDEATTLLRLIHNCAVDNVAITSVSMHSPDFMPVNIDLFPLDVDGVRAVLANFSRQK
- a CDS encoding helix-turn-helix transcriptional regulator; translation: MGTTTLSRSTQRTTMALGRMESFEHSIFARLLAASGKTQERIAVECGVTKGVVSHWLAGRNKPAPQHAPRLAEALGVGVLDLAGKTIETADLVDLRMTAGLVGTQAADLAGLKRSQIITLEAAISAPKPDHLEALAEVYGVTVNQIRRAWVNRRIFLFGTDSLTQLPPEAREYLAPWADV
- a CDS encoding WhiB family transcriptional regulator, yielding MQGLCASGALSPTTWDLTVEGETRPERRRRLAFGVAVCDACPVKEQCATYARACPEISGLWGGLVFAAAGDEEIWDVIA